From one Deinococcus depolymerans genomic stretch:
- a CDS encoding RidA family protein — MKETIQTPDAPAAIGPYSQAVVFGNLVITSGQIPLTPGGDLVSGGVTEQTEQVITNLKAVLEAAGTDLERVVKTTVFLADMNEFAAMNAVYEAHFRAPYPARSTVQVARLPRDVRVEIEVIAERH; from the coding sequence ATGAAAGAGACGATTCAGACGCCCGACGCACCCGCCGCCATCGGACCGTACAGCCAGGCGGTCGTGTTCGGGAACCTGGTGATCACCAGCGGCCAGATTCCCCTGACGCCGGGCGGGGACCTCGTGAGCGGGGGCGTCACCGAGCAGACCGAGCAGGTCATCACGAACCTCAAAGCCGTGCTGGAGGCCGCCGGCACCGACCTGGAGCGCGTGGTGAAGACCACGGTGTTCCTCGCGGACATGAACGAGTTCGCCGCCATGAACGCCGTGTACGAGGCGCACTTCCGCGCGCCGTACCCGGCCCGCAGCACCGTGCAGGTCGCCCGGTTGCCGCGCGACGTACGGGTGGAGATCGAGGTGATTGCCGAACGGCACTGA
- a CDS encoding PP2C family protein-serine/threonine phosphatase gives MRASATPSLTSGLLTDVGRQRQGGVNQDAALALDLPTGGLYAVADGMGGHAAGELAANLALDALSQQYLEGRGTPPARLAEAVQCANVAVLRHAVGEYVGMGTTLLAALIDRGAALIAHVGDSRAYLLRGGELHRLTEDHSWVAEQVRLGHMTEAEARDHQWRSVVSNALGGEERVRLELFGLPLRGGDRLLLCSDGLSSVVTDQELLLLLARPLDPEATARVLVNAANDGGGPDNITALIVDVHRDVRPPRYALPVRREDGPTYVDVLLSTQRGSSLLTYLLLMVAYFTLLGIMLVPERRGLIGLLGTGALLTLLLWQRAQVARRARNVLRTPSAALSAAPPTPDASLSSSRH, from the coding sequence ATGCGCGCCTCCGCGACGCCCTCTCTCACTTCCGGTCTGCTGACGGATGTGGGTCGTCAGCGTCAGGGGGGCGTGAACCAGGACGCGGCGCTGGCCCTGGACCTCCCCACCGGCGGGCTGTACGCGGTCGCGGACGGCATGGGCGGACACGCGGCGGGGGAACTCGCGGCGAACCTGGCACTGGACGCACTCAGCCAGCAGTACCTCGAGGGGCGCGGCACGCCGCCCGCCCGGCTGGCCGAGGCGGTGCAGTGCGCGAACGTGGCGGTGCTGCGGCACGCGGTCGGCGAGTACGTCGGCATGGGCACCACCCTGCTCGCCGCGCTGATCGACCGGGGCGCGGCACTGATCGCGCACGTGGGGGATTCGCGGGCGTACCTGCTGCGCGGCGGCGAGCTGCACCGCCTGACCGAGGATCATTCCTGGGTGGCCGAGCAGGTCCGCCTGGGGCACATGACCGAGGCCGAGGCGCGCGACCACCAGTGGCGCAGCGTGGTCAGCAACGCCCTGGGAGGCGAGGAACGCGTGCGGCTGGAACTGTTCGGCCTGCCGCTGCGCGGCGGGGACCGCCTGCTGCTGTGCAGTGACGGCCTGAGCAGCGTCGTGACGGATCAGGAACTGCTGCTGCTGCTCGCGCGGCCGCTGGACCCGGAGGCGACGGCGCGCGTGCTGGTGAACGCCGCGAACGACGGGGGCGGCCCGGACAACATCACGGCGCTGATCGTGGACGTGCACCGGGACGTGCGCCCGCCCCGCTACGCCCTGCCGGTCCGGCGGGAGGACGGTCCCACCTACGTGGACGTGCTGCTCAGTACGCAGCGCGGCAGCAGCCTGCTCACGTACCTGCTGCTGATGGTCGCGTACTTCACGCTGCTGGGCATCATGCTGGTCCCGGAACGCCGGGGGTTGATCGGCCTGCTCGGCACGGGCGCCCTGCTGACCCTGCTGCTGTGGCAGCGCGCGCAGGTGGCGCGGCGCGCCCGCAACGTCCTGCGGACCCCCAGCGCCGCCCTGAGCGCCGCGCCGCCCACCCCGGACGCCAGCCTCAGCAGTTCCCGTCACTGA
- a CDS encoding HD domain-containing phosphohydrolase, whose protein sequence is MTVWFGPSCFGLAAQEFQPGPEWHSALEAAAQAEARARAAGDDAALGAALYRRGTALNRLGRSQEALGVLMEAVAFLPPDDRQAQALAWREAACAQRNLACDREAQEFLGLALTLAREAGAAALEVDLIEDLAQAHSEQGDHAAALKALRGSLTARRDQAGSRALLHTLVRLAQVTLRAFEAAPERYHSALTEAEAHLREVLDPAPAPRPAPEDRLAGEAHAALARVLLHRQDPAAAHDAAWRGLALLRQSGDTRGALRLLPDLARAQLALGLAAQALGEVRAALTLNPDEHLPDEHAALHLAACDACEALGDHAGALAHHRAYHALDARHRDRLAQERTRATQARVGLDATREEARLHRQRSEELDGLVRDRTAQLARSQRAVIDLLASCAEFRDAPLGPHTRWVGDAAQAVAQALGVSPTDAAQLGLAARLHDVGKIGIPDSILLKAGRLLPDEWAHMAAHTTLGAQLLSQPGAADGGPLLQLAAQIALTHHECWDGSGYPAGLAGQAIPLGGRVVRVVDTFDALISERPYKPRWTDGQALAYLREHAGTLFDPEIVRVFAGLHERGGLPDRH, encoded by the coding sequence GTGACGGTCTGGTTCGGGCCGTCGTGTTTCGGGCTGGCCGCTCAGGAGTTCCAGCCGGGCCCGGAGTGGCACTCGGCCCTGGAGGCGGCCGCGCAGGCCGAGGCGCGGGCGCGGGCGGCCGGGGACGACGCGGCGCTGGGCGCGGCACTGTACCGTCGCGGCACGGCCCTCAACCGCCTGGGCCGCTCGCAGGAGGCGCTGGGCGTCCTGATGGAGGCGGTCGCCTTCCTGCCGCCGGACGACCGGCAGGCGCAGGCGCTGGCGTGGCGGGAGGCGGCGTGCGCGCAGCGCAATCTCGCCTGTGACCGCGAGGCCCAGGAGTTCCTGGGGCTGGCGCTGACCCTGGCCCGCGAGGCCGGCGCGGCCGCGCTGGAAGTCGACCTGATCGAGGACCTCGCGCAGGCGCATTCGGAACAGGGAGATCACGCGGCCGCGCTCAAGGCGCTGCGTGGCAGCCTGACCGCCCGCCGTGACCAGGCAGGCTCACGCGCGCTGCTGCACACGCTGGTGCGGCTGGCACAGGTGACCCTGCGGGCCTTTGAGGCGGCCCCGGAACGCTACCACTCGGCCCTGACGGAGGCCGAAGCGCACCTGCGCGAGGTACTCGACCCGGCCCCGGCCCCGCGACCGGCACCTGAGGACCGGCTGGCCGGGGAGGCCCACGCCGCCCTGGCGCGGGTCCTGCTGCACCGTCAGGATCCGGCGGCGGCACACGACGCGGCGTGGCGGGGCCTGGCACTGCTGCGCCAGAGCGGGGACACGCGCGGCGCGCTGCGGCTCCTGCCGGACCTGGCGCGGGCGCAGCTGGCGCTGGGCCTGGCCGCGCAGGCACTCGGGGAGGTCCGGGCGGCCCTGACCCTCAACCCGGACGAGCACCTGCCGGACGAGCACGCCGCGCTGCACCTCGCCGCCTGCGACGCCTGCGAGGCGCTGGGGGATCACGCCGGCGCCCTGGCACACCACCGCGCGTACCACGCGCTGGACGCCCGGCACCGCGACCGGCTGGCCCAGGAACGGACGCGCGCCACGCAGGCCCGCGTGGGCCTGGACGCCACGCGGGAGGAGGCGCGGCTGCACCGGCAGCGCAGCGAGGAACTCGACGGGCTGGTGCGGGACCGGACGGCGCAGCTGGCCCGCAGCCAGCGGGCGGTGATTGATCTGCTTGCCAGCTGCGCCGAGTTCCGGGACGCGCCGCTCGGACCGCATACCCGCTGGGTGGGGGACGCGGCGCAGGCGGTGGCGCAGGCGCTGGGCGTCTCGCCGACCGACGCCGCGCAGCTGGGACTGGCCGCGCGCCTGCATGACGTGGGCAAGATCGGCATTCCGGACTCGATCCTGCTCAAGGCCGGGCGGCTGCTGCCGGACGAGTGGGCACACATGGCGGCCCACACGACCCTGGGCGCGCAACTGCTGTCGCAGCCGGGCGCGGCGGACGGGGGGCCGCTGCTGCAGCTGGCGGCCCAGATCGCCCTGACGCACCATGAATGCTGGGATGGCAGCGGGTACCCGGCCGGTCTGGCCGGTCAGGCCATTCCGCTGGGGGGGCGGGTGGTGCGGGTGGTCGATACCTTCGACGCGCTGATCAGCGAGCGGCCCTACAAGCCCCGCTGGACGGACGGTCAGGCCCTCGCGTACCTGCGGGAGCACGCTGGCACGCTGTTCGACCCGGAAATCGTGAGGGTCTTCGCAGGGCTGCATGAGCGCGGCGGCCTGCCGGACCGGCACTGA
- a CDS encoding methylglyoxal synthase, with amino-acid sequence MSEAGVPDNRRQVALIAHDKKKLELALFALSHRDILANFHLVATGTTGGILAKQTGLQVERVLSGPLGGDQQIGARLAEERILAIFFFRDPLTAQPHEPDVSALVRLCDVHDIPLATNPASAEALMLWLREQIQP; translated from the coding sequence ATGAGCGAAGCTGGCGTTCCCGACAACCGGCGGCAGGTGGCCCTGATCGCGCACGACAAGAAGAAGCTGGAGCTCGCGCTGTTCGCCCTGAGTCACCGTGACATCCTGGCGAACTTTCATCTGGTGGCGACCGGCACGACCGGGGGGATCCTGGCGAAGCAGACGGGCCTGCAGGTCGAGCGGGTACTGTCCGGGCCGCTGGGCGGCGATCAGCAGATCGGGGCGCGGCTGGCCGAGGAACGGATCCTGGCGATCTTCTTCTTCCGCGATCCGTTGACGGCGCAGCCGCACGAGCCGGACGTGTCGGCGCTGGTGCGCCTCTGTGACGTGCATGACATCCCGCTGGCGACCAACCCGGCGAGCGCCGAGGCGCTGATGTTGTGGTTGCGCGAGCAGATCCAGCCCTGA
- a CDS encoding DUF1206 domain-containing protein: protein MADLKEVGRNARQQVSDGLHSTREAASQAAGQAAPGLETLARAGYASKGVVYCAVGFLALSVALGRGGQTTDTRGALLKLQDLPGGTALLTLVAVGLVGYALWQLIRAVLDPERQGTGAGGLVKRSGYLISGAANLALAVFTARLAALGNAPQGGDSETRAAGAVLNLPGGQLLLGLVGLALLGLAGSQLYTAYGARFMKRMAFTDVSGRVRGALVKTGQLGIASRGVLMLIIGAFALVAAWHRRANETVGISEALTWLRSQPSGNLLLGVVATGTLCYGVWCAVQARYRRIHIQG, encoded by the coding sequence ATGGCAGATCTCAAGGAAGTCGGACGGAATGCCCGGCAGCAGGTCAGTGACGGCCTGCACAGCACGCGCGAGGCGGCGTCGCAGGCCGCCGGGCAGGCCGCGCCGGGCCTGGAAACCCTGGCGCGGGCCGGGTACGCCAGCAAGGGCGTCGTGTACTGCGCGGTCGGGTTCCTGGCGCTGAGCGTGGCGCTCGGGCGGGGGGGCCAGACCACCGATACCCGCGGCGCCCTGCTGAAGTTGCAGGACCTGCCCGGCGGCACGGCGCTGCTGACGCTGGTGGCCGTGGGGCTGGTCGGGTACGCGCTGTGGCAGCTGATCCGCGCGGTGCTGGACCCGGAACGGCAGGGCACCGGGGCGGGCGGTCTGGTGAAACGGAGCGGCTACCTGATCAGCGGCGCGGCGAACCTGGCGCTGGCGGTGTTCACGGCGCGGCTGGCGGCGCTGGGCAACGCCCCGCAGGGGGGCGACAGCGAGACCCGGGCGGCGGGCGCGGTCCTGAACCTGCCGGGCGGTCAGCTGCTGCTGGGACTGGTGGGACTGGCGCTGCTGGGACTGGCCGGCAGTCAGCTGTACACGGCGTACGGGGCGCGGTTCATGAAGCGCATGGCGTTCACGGACGTGTCGGGGCGGGTGCGCGGCGCGCTCGTGAAGACCGGGCAGCTGGGCATCGCGTCGCGCGGGGTGCTGATGCTGATCATCGGGGCGTTCGCGCTGGTGGCCGCCTGGCACCGCCGCGCGAACGAGACGGTCGGGATTTCCGAGGCGCTGACGTGGCTGCGCTCGCAACCGTCGGGGAATCTGCTGCTGGGCGTGGTGGCGACCGGCACCCTCTGTTACGGCGTGTGGTGCGCGGTGCAGGCACGGTACCGGCGGATTCACATCCAGGGTTGA
- a CDS encoding YbjN domain-containing protein → MQKTLVSAALLALTLSTPVLAGGAAGPATGASAQVLAATPAALLAALKEAGYRVTMDPVSPDSDPSMTVMAGDYEVSVWLSGCKAGTCARVTASTSWDYSDREEALDTELVNDWNSNYYTQAYAYEGAYYLDSTLPIAGGYTRATLKAWMTDYLGDVKDFETELP, encoded by the coding sequence ATGCAAAAGACCCTGGTGTCCGCCGCGCTGCTCGCCCTCACCCTGTCCACCCCCGTCCTGGCGGGCGGCGCGGCCGGCCCCGCGACCGGCGCGAGCGCACAGGTGCTCGCCGCGACCCCGGCGGCGCTGCTGGCCGCCCTGAAGGAAGCCGGGTACCGCGTGACGATGGACCCCGTCAGCCCGGACAGCGATCCGAGCATGACCGTCATGGCCGGCGACTACGAGGTCAGCGTGTGGCTCAGCGGCTGCAAGGCCGGCACCTGCGCGCGCGTCACGGCCAGCACCTCCTGGGATTACAGCGACCGCGAGGAAGCGCTGGACACCGAACTGGTCAACGACTGGAACAGCAACTACTACACGCAGGCGTACGCCTACGAGGGCGCGTACTACCTGGATTCCACCCTGCCCATCGCGGGCGGCTACACCCGCGCGACCCTGAAGGCCTGGATGACCGATTACCTGGGCGACGTGAAGGACTTCGAGACCGAACTGCCCTGA
- a CDS encoding bifunctional nicotinamide-nucleotide adenylyltransferase/Nudix hydroxylase: MTDARPRPATQAPTRRRRTFGVYIGRFEPPHTAHLQVMLEALRSVQKLIIVIGSARAARNTKNPFTADERQDLITAMLQEAGVPRTRLLFVHVRDYYYNETLWLSEVQAGVHAHTRGSTDVALIGHIKDESSYYLRSFPAWEFIPTHVVSDLSATDVRRAYFEGRLNDVQPMVPPAVHAFLDTFRHGPDYAELQAEYDHLLAYRAAWKDAPFPPIFVTTDAVITRSGHVLLVRRAGRPGRGRLAMPGGFLEPNETLLACAIRETHEETGLSPSIDLAAALHAQAVFDYPERSLRGRTVTHAYHFDLGIGQLPRLSGGSDASEALWMPISDVLARPELFFEDHHAIIEHFVMRG, translated from the coding sequence ATGACCGACGCGCGCCCCCGCCCCGCCACCCAGGCCCCCACCCGCCGCAGACGCACCTTCGGCGTGTACATCGGCCGCTTCGAACCCCCCCACACCGCCCACCTGCAGGTCATGCTCGAGGCGCTGCGCAGCGTCCAGAAACTCATCATCGTCATCGGCAGCGCCCGCGCCGCCCGCAACACCAAGAACCCCTTCACCGCCGACGAACGCCAGGACCTCATCACCGCCATGCTCCAGGAAGCCGGCGTTCCCCGCACCCGCCTGCTGTTCGTGCACGTCCGCGACTACTACTACAACGAAACCCTCTGGCTCAGCGAAGTCCAGGCCGGCGTGCACGCCCACACCCGCGGCAGCACCGACGTCGCCCTCATCGGCCACATCAAGGACGAGAGCAGCTACTACCTGCGCTCCTTCCCCGCCTGGGAATTCATCCCCACCCACGTCGTCAGCGACCTCAGCGCCACCGACGTCCGCCGCGCCTACTTCGAGGGACGCCTGAACGACGTGCAGCCCATGGTCCCACCCGCCGTCCACGCCTTCCTGGACACCTTCCGGCACGGCCCCGACTACGCCGAACTGCAAGCCGAGTACGACCACCTCCTCGCGTACCGCGCCGCCTGGAAGGACGCGCCCTTCCCGCCCATCTTCGTCACCACCGACGCCGTCATCACCCGCAGCGGCCACGTCCTCCTCGTCCGCCGCGCCGGCCGCCCCGGCCGCGGCCGCCTCGCCATGCCCGGCGGATTCCTCGAACCAAACGAAACCCTCCTGGCCTGCGCCATCCGCGAAACGCACGAGGAAACCGGCCTGAGCCCCAGCATCGACCTTGCCGCCGCCCTGCACGCCCAGGCCGTCTTCGACTACCCGGAGCGCAGCCTGCGCGGCCGCACCGTCACGCACGCCTACCACTTCGACCTCGGCATCGGGCAACTCCCACGCCTCAGCGGCGGCAGCGACGCCAGCGAGGCCCTCTGGATGCCCATCAGCGACGTCCTCGCCCGCCCCGAACTGTTCTTCGAGGACCACCACGCCATCATCGAACACTTCGTCATGCGCGGGTAG